A genomic region of Anas platyrhynchos isolate ZD024472 breed Pekin duck chromosome 9, IASCAAS_PekinDuck_T2T, whole genome shotgun sequence contains the following coding sequences:
- the SAMD7 gene encoding sterile alpha motif domain-containing protein 7 translates to MTPRDHMRKMSMLGEQGALEEKHLYRLASGMAAGELRQRQEMLMRNQLMAVNPPLMGTGQQRMQTISSQFEPRLVDRDLLPSTEMMASADPRQIHIASHLGPTVPQHTNMPNILSNRVYPGPGYSFLQPESMEAVARRQELVQKQNIARMEMEMSALFQQKEMEKAHRKGLLGLEAPFLYHGMPASPIAFRGRHRLPEGHLPGDLYVHRTTLDEIHGNTMLMAASPYPPVGALQRERGRRPGRRAGNPKSTDCGANGTKNQAEDKTADLASTAVDDEKEDKKEAEVETPNKHEQSKNQTEPSAVAKNCKEFEQDLRKNCAAHEISAESNSCSNTNEKESNSSCAAFDDKYMYPSAIPFSALPYGFPVPSNPLLTPGAHGLILNGEDISTIEDIRKWTVDDVYNFIGSLPGCSDYAQIFKDHAIDGETLPLLTEEHLLDTMGLKLGPALKIRSQVSRRLGNVLYMMNLPLSVPLPSAPGKPSDQPSDIASPLHCNSSGDALDSPCSQGPEASKTVEQIVSESRENPCDTAGSQADFQMITFQKS, encoded by the exons ATGACTCCTCGGGATCACATGAGAAAGATGTCTATGCTGGGGGAGCAAGGAGCTCTCGAGGAGAAGCACTTGTACCGGCTAGCAAGTGGCATGGCAGCAGGAG AACTGCGGCAGCGCCAGGAGATGCTCATGAGGAATCAGCTGATGGCAGTAAACCCCCCGCTAATGGGCACCGGCCAGCAGAGAATGCAGACGATTTCCTCCCAGTTCGAGCCTCGACTGGTAGACAG AGATTTGTTACCTTCCACCGAAATGATGGCATCAGCTGACCCAAGACAAATTCATATAGCATCCCACCTCGGGCCCACAGTCCCACAGCACACAAACATGCCAAACATATTGTCCAACCGTGTTTATCCAGGCCCAG gATACAGCTTTCTCCAGCCGGAATCCATGGAAGCTGTGGCCAGAAGGCAGGAACTGgttcaaaagcaaaatattgcCAG GATGGAAATGGAGATGAGTGCTCtttttcagcaaaaagaaatggagaaagctCATCGGAAAGGGCTGCTGGGCCTGGAAGCACCTTTCCTTTACCACGGGATGCCAGCCAGCCCCATTGCTTTCCGCGGCAGGCACAGACTACCTGAAGGCCACCTTCCCGGTGACTTATACGTTCATCGTACCACCCTCGATGAAATTCACGGCAACACTATGCTCATGGCAGCCAGCCCGTACCCTCCAGTCGGCGCTTTGCAGAGGGAGAGGGGCCGCCGGCCAGGAAGAAGAGCTGGAAATCCCAAAAGCACAGACTGTGGTGCCAATGGCACCAAGAACCAAGCTGAAGACAAAACTGCAGACCTTGCTTCCACCGCAGTGGATGACGAGAAAGAGGACAAGAAAGAAGCCGAGGTGGAGACACCAAACAAACACgaacaaagcaaaaatcagACCGAGCCATCTGCAGTTGCCAAAAACTGCAAAGAGTTTGAACAAGACCTGAGGAAAAACTGTGCTGCTCACGAAATTTCTGCTGAAAGCAACAGCTGCAGCAACACGAATGAGAAGGAATCTAATAGCTCTTGTGCTGCGTTTGATGACAAGTACATGTACCCTTCTGCAATCCCCTTCTCAGCACTACCATATGGATTTCCAGTACCCAGCAACCCATTGCTAACTCCAG GAGCACATGGCCTGATCCTGAATGGAGAAGACATTTCTACCATCGAAGACATTCGCAAGTGGACTGTGGATGATGTATACAACTTCATCGGCAGCCTCCCAGGCTGTTCAGATTATGCCCAG ATATTCAAAGACCACGCTATTGATGGAGAAACCCTCCCGCTGCTAACAGAGGAACATCTCCTGGATACGATGGGTTTAAAACTCGGACCAGCATTAAAAATCCGCTCTCAG GTGTCTCGACGTCTGGGCAACGTGCTCTACATGATGAATCTTCCTTTGTCCGTGCCTCTGCCATCTGCTCCAGGCAAACCATCAGACCAGCCCTCCGACATCGCCTCCCCTCTTCACTGCAACAGCAGTGGCGATGCACTGGATAGTCCCTGCTCACAAGGTCCAGAAGCTTCAAAAACAGTGGAGCAGATCGTTTCAGAAAGCAGGGAAAATCCGTGTGACACAGCTGGGTCTCAGGCTGACTTCCAGATGATCACTTTTCAAAAAAGTTGA